Proteins from a single region of Sphingomonas sp.:
- a CDS encoding fatty acyl-AMP ligase, with the protein MNLQVSGSHETSADQAKPVPTPTDDTLPRILADFPTLGEALDYAAQGVRGLNFHDARGTLVRPYPFSELRIDALAQAHRLIAAGVKPQDRIALIAETGPDFASLFFGAVYAGAWPVPLPLPTSFGGAQSYIDQLSVQLKSSDPLMLIYPPEIGAMCAEASRLCGVEGIAWDAFTAREAPEAELPKADTFDIAYLQYSSGSTRFPHGVAITHNALLHNLSSHSHGMHLQEGDRVVSWLPWYHDMGLVGCLLGLIANQVSCDYLKTEDFARRPLAWLDLISRNPGTSMSYSPTFGYDICARRMSSQTKASDRFDLSRWRVAGNGADMIRPDVMQAFVDAFADAGFKASSFVPSYGLAEATLAVSIMPPGEGIQVELVEETQLSGGVSRADRPQRYRAIVNCGKAARDMEIQVREEDGTPLPDKAIGKVWCRGPSVMVGYFRDQEATDACLVDGWLDTGDMGYLSDGYIYIVGRAKDMIIINGKNHWPQDIEWAVEQLPAFKQGDVAAFAITTPGGEETPAVLVQCRTSDEEERVRLRDEIRERVRTVTGMNCVIELVPPRTLPRTSSGKLSRAKARNQYLNGEIKPYPLAA; encoded by the coding sequence ATGAATTTGCAAGTTTCGGGATCGCACGAGACCAGCGCGGACCAGGCAAAGCCGGTCCCGACGCCGACTGACGACACACTGCCGCGTATTCTGGCCGACTTCCCCACACTGGGCGAAGCGCTGGACTATGCCGCACAAGGCGTGCGTGGGCTCAATTTCCACGATGCGCGCGGCACGCTCGTGCGCCCTTACCCCTTCTCCGAGCTGCGCATTGACGCGCTGGCCCAGGCGCACCGGTTGATCGCCGCCGGCGTCAAGCCGCAGGATCGCATCGCGCTGATCGCCGAGACCGGCCCGGACTTCGCGTCCCTGTTCTTCGGCGCGGTCTATGCCGGCGCCTGGCCAGTGCCGCTGCCGCTGCCGACCAGCTTTGGCGGCGCGCAAAGCTATATCGATCAGCTGTCGGTGCAGCTGAAGAGCAGCGATCCGCTGATGCTGATCTATCCGCCCGAGATCGGCGCGATGTGCGCCGAGGCTTCGCGTCTTTGCGGTGTCGAAGGGATCGCGTGGGACGCGTTCACGGCTCGCGAGGCGCCCGAGGCCGAGTTGCCCAAGGCCGACACGTTCGACATCGCCTATCTGCAATATTCGAGCGGTTCGACTCGCTTCCCGCACGGCGTGGCGATCACCCACAACGCCCTGCTCCACAATTTGTCGTCGCACTCGCACGGCATGCATCTGCAAGAGGGTGACCGTGTCGTCTCGTGGCTACCCTGGTATCATGACATGGGGCTGGTCGGCTGCCTGCTCGGCCTGATCGCAAACCAGGTCTCGTGCGACTATCTCAAGACCGAGGATTTCGCTCGCCGTCCGCTGGCGTGGCTCGATCTGATCAGCCGCAATCCCGGCACCTCGATGAGCTATTCACCGACGTTCGGCTACGATATCTGCGCGCGCCGCATGTCGAGCCAGACCAAGGCGAGCGATCGTTTCGATCTCAGCCGCTGGCGCGTCGCCGGCAATGGCGCCGACATGATCCGCCCGGACGTGATGCAGGCGTTTGTCGATGCCTTCGCCGATGCCGGATTCAAGGCCAGCTCGTTCGTGCCCAGCTACGGCCTCGCCGAAGCAACGCTGGCGGTGTCGATCATGCCCCCGGGCGAAGGCATCCAGGTCGAGCTCGTCGAGGAAACCCAGCTCTCCGGCGGCGTCTCGCGCGCCGACCGGCCGCAGCGCTACCGCGCCATCGTCAATTGCGGCAAGGCCGCACGCGACATGGAGATACAGGTCCGCGAGGAAGACGGCACGCCGCTTCCCGACAAGGCGATCGGCAAGGTCTGGTGCCGTGGCCCCAGCGTGATGGTCGGCTATTTCCGCGATCAGGAAGCGACCGATGCGTGCCTGGTCGATGGCTGGCTCGATACCGGCGACATGGGCTATCTCTCGGACGGCTATATCTACATCGTCGGCCGGGCGAAGGACATGATCATCATCAACGGCAAGAACCACTGGCCCCAGGATATCGAATGGGCCGTGGAGCAGCTGCCGGCGTTCAAGCAGGGCGACGTCGCGGCCTTCGCGATCACCACCCCCGGCGGCGAAGAGACACCGGCAGTGCTCGTCCAGTGCCGCACCTCGGACGAAGAGGAACGCGTTCGCCTCCGCGACGAGATCCGCGAGCGCGTCCGCACCGTCACCGGCATGAACTGCGTGATCGAACTGGTTCCCCCGCGCACCTTGCCTCGTACCAGCTCGGGCAAGCTCTCGCGCGCCAAGGCGCGCAACCAGTACCTCAACGGCGAGATCAAGCCCTACCCGCTGGCGGCTTGA
- a CDS encoding DUF192 domain-containing protein: MVSKRGITAALAALILLGNAACKNDAGASTSAEQAAPKVQVTIQSSGGARVFNVDVARSPAEQERGLMFRTNIPADGGMIFTPYPAEGGGPREASFWMKNTPSPLDIIFIRPDGTIAHIAENTVPYSEEPVKSGEPVNAVLEINGGKAAELGIAPGDKVSWPGQGR, from the coding sequence ATGGTTTCGAAGCGTGGAATTACGGCAGCGCTTGCCGCGCTGATCTTGCTCGGCAATGCGGCGTGCAAGAATGACGCGGGCGCCAGTACCAGCGCCGAGCAGGCCGCGCCCAAGGTTCAGGTGACGATCCAGTCGAGCGGCGGCGCTCGGGTATTCAATGTCGATGTCGCGCGCAGTCCAGCGGAGCAGGAGCGCGGGCTGATGTTTCGCACCAACATCCCGGCCGATGGCGGCATGATCTTCACACCCTACCCGGCCGAGGGCGGCGGCCCGCGTGAGGCGAGCTTCTGGATGAAGAACACGCCGAGCCCGCTCGACATCATCTTCATTCGCCCCGACGGCACGATCGCGCATATCGCGGAGAACACCGTGCCCTATTCGGAGGAGCCGGTGAAATCGGGCGAGCCGGTCAACGCGGTGCTGGAGATCAACGGCGGCAAGGCGGCCGAACTGGGGATCGCGCCGGGCGATAAGGTCAGCTGGCCGGGGCAGGGGCGGTAG
- a CDS encoding NADH:ubiquinone oxidoreductase subunit NDUFA12 — MGIFKNIFTWWEGATFGTWVGLRGKERVGEDAFGNVYWQGGSDMHGMPRRWVMYAGSNDASRVPPEWFSWLHHQIDEAPDAALPAPRAWEKPPEPNLTGTELAYRPPGALEKGARRAAATGDYEAWTPGA; from the coding sequence ATGGGTATCTTCAAGAATATCTTCACCTGGTGGGAAGGCGCCACGTTCGGCACCTGGGTTGGCCTGCGCGGCAAGGAGCGGGTGGGCGAGGACGCGTTCGGCAATGTCTATTGGCAAGGCGGCAGTGACATGCACGGAATGCCGCGCCGCTGGGTGATGTATGCCGGCTCCAACGACGCCAGCCGGGTGCCGCCGGAATGGTTCAGCTGGCTGCACCATCAGATCGACGAAGCCCCCGATGCCGCGCTGCCCGCGCCGCGCGCCTGGGAAAAGCCCCCCGAGCCCAATCTGACCGGTACGGAGCTGGCCTATCGTCCGCCCGGCGCGCTGGAAAAGGGCGCGCGCCGTGCCGCCGCGACCGGCGATTACGAGGCATGGACCCCCGGCGCATGA
- the aat gene encoding leucyl/phenylalanyl-tRNA--protein transferase — protein MSHPLPPHLELDPDLVLRAYAMGVFPMADHRLAASVYWVEPKLRGVLPLDHFHLSRSLRKTILSNRFRVTVDTEFQRIMQLCAESARDRPDTWINGPIERVFVELHRRGFAHSIECWDGNRLAGGLYGLALGRAFFGESMVTRVRDASKVAFAHLVARLKAGGFTLLDCQFQTDHLATLGAVEILRDDYVALLDGALGAGSAGLAEGAPSVAGDFFALDRDAAPAPEGAATVSGPLSLKVIAQLLGQTS, from the coding sequence ATGAGCCACCCCCTACCCCCGCATCTGGAGCTCGATCCCGATCTCGTGCTCCGCGCCTATGCGATGGGTGTGTTTCCGATGGCCGATCACCGGCTTGCGGCGAGCGTCTATTGGGTCGAGCCCAAATTGCGCGGGGTGCTGCCGCTCGACCATTTCCATCTTTCACGCTCACTCAGAAAGACGATCCTGTCGAACCGGTTCCGGGTAACCGTCGACACCGAATTCCAGCGAATCATGCAGCTTTGCGCGGAGTCCGCGCGGGATCGTCCGGACACCTGGATCAACGGCCCGATCGAGCGCGTCTTCGTCGAGTTGCACCGCCGCGGTTTCGCCCATTCGATCGAATGCTGGGACGGCAACCGGCTGGCGGGCGGACTATACGGCCTCGCGCTTGGCCGCGCCTTTTTCGGCGAGTCGATGGTCACGCGGGTCCGTGACGCATCCAAGGTCGCCTTCGCGCACCTCGTCGCCCGGTTGAAGGCCGGCGGCTTCACCTTGCTCGATTGCCAGTTCCAGACCGATCACCTCGCCACGCTAGGCGCGGTCGAGATACTGCGCGACGACTATGTCGCGTTGCTGGACGGCGCGCTAGGCGCCGGCTCGGCCGGGCTTGCCGAAGGGGCGCCATCCGTGGCCGGCGATTTTTTCGCGCTCGATCGCGACGCCGCGCCAGCGCCGGAAGGCGCCGCGACGGTATCCGGCCCGCTATCCTTGAAGGTCATCGCACAGCTCTTGGGCCAGACATCGTAG
- a CDS encoding cold shock protein: METPVNDAFDADQASEGLVYSGVVKWFDVTRGFGFVVADDDSVGDILIHFTVLQEHGRRSLPEGARVECTAVQRNRGLQAKEIKSIDLSHAVEAPRRPADRADRLEMIAAAGPFEPVEVKWFNRLKGYGFLVRASDSADIFVHMETLRRAEIEEIEPGQPLRARIVDGDKGPLAVAVERTG, translated from the coding sequence GTGGAGACGCCGGTAAATGATGCGTTCGATGCCGACCAGGCGTCAGAGGGGCTAGTTTATTCGGGCGTCGTCAAATGGTTCGATGTCACCAGGGGCTTTGGTTTTGTCGTCGCGGACGATGACAGCGTCGGCGATATCCTGATCCATTTCACCGTGCTGCAGGAGCATGGCCGCCGCAGCCTGCCCGAAGGCGCGCGGGTGGAATGCACTGCCGTGCAGCGCAACCGGGGCTTGCAGGCGAAGGAGATCAAGTCGATCGATCTGAGCCATGCGGTCGAGGCGCCCAGGCGCCCGGCCGATCGCGCCGACCGGCTCGAAATGATCGCCGCGGCGGGTCCGTTTGAGCCGGTCGAGGTGAAATGGTTCAATCGGCTGAAGGGCTATGGATTCCTGGTGCGCGCAAGCGACTCGGCGGATATATTCGTCCATATGGAGACGTTGCGGCGCGCCGAGATCGAAGAGATCGAGCCGGGCCAGCCCCTGCGGGCGCGCATCGTCGATGGCGATAAGGGACCGCTCGCGGTAGCGGTCGAAAGGACCGGCTGA
- a CDS encoding RecX family transcriptional regulator — protein MRRSKRPLEPLKASDLEWFALRYVERYATTRGKLSDYLRRKIRERGWGGEAQPDPEALAQRMADLGYVNDRAYAESKAGAMGRRGMGARRVNQALHFDGIRSEDAEAVAPIIQENTAASAIAFARRKRIGPYAREAADRPSREKQLAAMIRAGHAPDLARKLVRMMPGDDPEALLQSD, from the coding sequence ATGCGCCGCAGCAAACGTCCTCTCGAGCCCCTCAAGGCTTCCGATCTCGAATGGTTCGCCCTTCGCTATGTCGAGCGCTACGCCACCACGCGGGGCAAGCTAAGCGACTATCTTCGCAGAAAGATCCGTGAACGCGGATGGGGCGGCGAGGCGCAGCCCGATCCGGAAGCGCTCGCTCAGCGCATGGCCGATCTCGGCTATGTCAACGATCGCGCCTATGCCGAGAGCAAGGCGGGGGCGATGGGGCGGCGCGGCATGGGTGCCCGGCGCGTGAACCAGGCGCTGCATTTCGACGGGATCCGGAGTGAGGACGCCGAGGCGGTGGCGCCGATCATTCAGGAGAATACCGCCGCCAGCGCGATCGCCTTCGCCCGGCGCAAGCGGATCGGGCCCTATGCCCGCGAGGCGGCGGACCGGCCTTCGCGGGAAAAGCAACTGGCGGCGATGATTCGTGCCGGGCACGCCCCCGATCTCGCGCGCAAGCTGGTGCGCATGATGCCGGGCGACGACCCCGAAGCATTGCTCCAATCCGATTAG